Part of the Xanthomonas sp. SI genome is shown below.
AGCCGCATCAGCGGCCTCGATGGTGTTCTGCATCAGGGTGGCCACGGTCATCGGCCCGACGCCACCAGGGACCGGGGTGATCCAGCTGGCGCGTTGCGCGGCCTCGTCGAAGCCGACGTCGCCGACCAGGCGGCCGTCGTCGAGGCGGTTGATGCCCACGTCGATCACCACCGCGCCAGGCTTGACCCACTCGCCCGGAATCAGGCCGGGACGGCCCACCGCCACCACCAGGATGTCGGCATCGCGCACCCGCGCCTGCAGCACCTCCGGTGGGGTGAACTTGTGGCAGCAACTGACCGTGCAGCCAGCGATCAGCAGTTCCAGCGCCATCGGCCGGCCGACGTGGTTGCTGACCCCGACGATGGTGGCGTTGCGCCCGCGCACCGGCTGGTCGGTATGCCCGAGCAGGGTGACGATGCCGCGCGGGGTGCACGGGCGCAGGCCGAATTCGCGCAGCGCCAGGTGGCCGACGTTCTCCGGATGGAAACCGTCCACGTCCTTGCGCGGGTCGATGCGGTGGATCAGCCGGCTGGCGTCGGGAATGCCCGGCAGCGGCAGCTGCACCAGGATGCCGTGCACCTTGGGATCGGCATTGAGGCGGTCGATCAGCGCCAGCAGTTCGGCTTCGCCGGTCCCGCCCGGCAGGTCGTAGTCGAACGCCTCGATGCCGACCTTTTCCGCCGCGCGGCGCTTGTTGCGCACGTACACCGTGGACGCCGGATCGCCGCCGACCAGCACCACCGCCAGGCCCGGCCGCGGTTGCCCTGCCGCCAGCCGCGCATCGACCCGCAGCTTGAGCTGGTCGAGCAGTTCGTCGGCGATGCGCCGCCCGTCGAGGATGCGGGCCGGAACGGGGGAGACGGGCGCGGAATCGGTCATCGAGGCGAGCGGGTGTAGAGTCTGGGGACCCCTATTGTCCCCGATTCCGCCATGACCGACACCACCCGCATCGAAGCCGCCGCGTTCCGGCGGCTGCTGCAGCATCTCAATCAGGACCGCAGCGACGTGCAGAACATCGATCTGATGATCCTGGCCGGCTTCTGCCGCAACTGCCTGGCCGACTGGTACCGCGACGCGGCGGCCGCCGAAGGCGAAACGCTGAGCAAGGAACAGGCGCGCGAACGCGTCTACGGCATGCCGTTCGCCGACTGGAAGGCACAGTTCCAGGCCGACGCAACGCCGGAACAACTGGCGGCCTTCGCCGACGCGCAACGCCGGCACGGATAGATGCTGCGTCACCTGGGCATCGTCGCGGCGATCGCGGTCGTCGCCTATCTGGTGGTCTGCGCCCTGCTCTACCTGGGCCAGCGCGAACTGCTGTATTTCCCGCAGGCGACCCGCGTAGAAGCGGCGCAGACCGACTTCACGTTGCAGCGCAGCCCGGCGCTGCGCCTGCGCGGCTGGCGGGTCAATCCCGGCCGCGACAAGGTGTTGCTGTACTTCGGCGGCAACGCCGAGGACCTGCGCCAGGCGCGCGCGCAGCTGGCGCCGCTGCTGCCCGACTACAGCGTGTACCTGCTGGCCTACCGCGGCTACGGCGCCAGCGACGGCACGCCGAACGAGGCGGCGCTGATCGGCGACGCGCTGGCGCTATACGACTATGTCCGTGCCACGCAGCCGCAGGCCGAGATCGCCGTGCTCGGGCGCAGCCTGGGCAGTGGCGTCGCCAGCCAACTGGCGGCGCGGCGGCCGCTGGCGCGGCTGGTGCTGGTGACTCCGTTCGACAGCCTGGCCTCGGCCGCGCAGGCGCATTACCCGTGGGCGCCGGTGCACTGGCTACTGCGCGACCGCTACGACTCGGCCAGCGCGCTGCGCGCTTATCGCGGACCGTTGCTGGTGCTCCGTGCCGGCCGCGACCAGGTGGTGCCGGCGGCGAGCACGCAACGGCTGCTCGATTCTCTGGCGCAGGCGCCCACCGTGGTCGCGATGCCCCGCGCCGGCCACGACGACATCAGCGCCGACCCACGTTATGCGCAGGCGTTGCGGGCGTTTTTGCGCTGAAGCGCTTCAACTCGGACATTCGCAGTCCGCGGGGACACTGTAGGAGCGGCTTCAGCCGCGACAGGAACATTTCCGGAGAGATCAGGTCGCGGCTGATGGCCCGAGGCCACGTAGAGCCGCTCCTACAGATCAGCGGCGCCTCAGTCGTTACGACGCTCGTCCACCGCCTCCGCCGCCGGCACCGCTTCCGGATTGAGCGTGCGGCTCTCGCGCCGCGGCGGGGTGAACGGGGTCGGCTTGGGTACCGCCGGGGCGATGTTGCCGTACATCAGGCCGCTGCCGGCGCGCACATCGCCCGCGGCGATCTCCAGCTCCAGGCGCTCGGCGTCGCGACGGCGGATCTCGCGGGCGATGCTCGCGGCCTCGTCCTCGGCCATGCCCAGCTCGATCAGCGCGGCCTGGCCGAATTCCACCGCCGATTCGAAGGTCTCGCGGATCTGGTAGTCCACGCCGGCGGCGATCAGCTTCAGCGCATGCTCGCGGTCGTAGGAGCGCACCAGCAGCTTGGCGTGCGGGAATTCCTGCGTGGCCAGCTCGACGATGCGGTTGGCCGCCTCGCGGTTGTCGATGCACACCGCGATGGCGCGCACGCTGTGCGCGCCGGAGGCGTGCAGCACGTCCAGGCGGGTGCCGTCGCCGTAGTAGATCTTGAAGCCGAACTCGGCCGCGCTCTGGATCATCTCGATGTCGTTGTCGATGATGGTCACGTCCACGTCGCGCGCCAGCAGCGACTGGCTGGCGACCTGGCCGAAGCGGCCGAAGCCGATGATCAGCACGCTGCCGGTGAGCCCGTCGGCGGCCTCCACGCCGTCCAGCGACGGTGCTTCCACCGGCGCCCAGCGCCGGTACAGCAGCACGAACAGCGGGGTCAGCGCCATCGACAGCACCACGATCGCGGTCAGGTTGGCGTTGACCTGCGCGTCGATGACCCCGGCCGCGCCCGCGGCGGCGAACAGCACGAACGCGAACTCGCCGCCCTGCGCCATCAGCACGCCGCGGTCCAGCGCCTGCGCGTGGCCGCTGCCGGTGAGCCGCGCGACCAGGTAGATGCACGCGGCCTTGGCCGCCATGAACGCGAGCACGCCGCTGAGGATCAGCGTCCAGTTCGCCGCCACCACCGCCAGGTTCAGGGCCATGCCCACGCCGAGGAAGAACAGCCCCAGCAGGATGCCGCGGAACGGCTCGATGTCGGCTTCGATCTGATGGCGGAAGGTGGATTCGGACAGCAGCACCCCGGCCAGGAACGCGCCCATCGCCATCGACAGCCCACCGAGCTGCATCAGCAATGCAGCGCCCAGCACGACCAGCAGCGCAGCGGCGGTCATCACTTCGCGTGCCTTGGCCGCGGCCAGCAACCGGAACAGCGGGTTCAGCAGCCAGCGCCCGGCCACCAGCAGGCCGACGATCGCCGCCGCGCCGACGCCGATGCCGATCCAGCGCGAAGGCGCATCGGCGGCAACCGGCACCGGCGCCATCCACGCCACCACGGCCAGCAGCGGCACGATCAGCAGGTCCTCGAACAACAGGATCGCGACGATCTTCTGCCCCGCCGGCAAGGCGATGTCGCCGCGCTCGCCGAGCAATTGCATCACCACCGCGGTGGAGGTGAGCACGAAGCCGGACGCGGCGATGAACGCCACTGGCGAGGACAGTCCCAGCGCCAGCCCGACCCCGGTCAGCACCGTCGCGCACACCACGATCTGCGCCGTGCCCAGGCCGAAGATCTGCTTGCGCAGGCTCCACAGGTGCGAGGGCCGCATCTCCAGCCCGATCACGAACAGGAACATCACCACGCCCAGCTCGGCCACGTGCAGGATCGCCTGCGGATCGGCGAACCAGCCGAATCCGAACGGCCCGATCGCCAGGCCCGCGGCCAGGTAGCCGAGCACCGAGCCCAGGCCCAGGCGGCGGAACACCGGCACCGCCACCACCGCGGCGCCGAGCAACGCCACCACCTTGATCAATTCACTGCTGTCGGCTGCACTGGTCATGCGCAGATTCTACGCACAAGGCCGCGGCGACCCCATGCATTGGCATGCGGCATGGCGGGCGGAGTACTGCGGCGCGTGCATGCCGTGCCGTAGTGCGTGACGCATCACGGCCATGGAGGGCACCGTGATGCCAACGACGGCGGCGATCGCCCTTCCCTTCTCCCACCGGGACCATGGCCCCCTTTTCGGGGGAAGGTGCCCCGCAGGGGCGGATGAGGGGACGGGCGAAGCCTCGCGATCGAACAGCGCGAGAGCTTCGCTCCGGACCCTCACCCCAACCCATCTCCCGAGGGGAGAGGGGCTTATGGCTCTGCGCCGCAGAACTTTGCGTAGTCGATGCCAGTGAGTCGAAATACAGCAGGCGGCCGCGCAACGGCTCACCGATCTCCAGCAGCAGCTTCAGCACTTCATTGGCCTGCAGCATGCCGACAACTCTCCCTTCTCCCTGCGGGAGAAGGTGCCCCGCAGGGGCGGATGAGGGTACGGGCGAAGCTCTGCGATCGAACAGCGCGAGGGCTTCGCTCCGTACCCTCACCCCAACCCCTCTCCCGGGGGGAGAGGGGCTTATGGCTCTGCGCCGCAGAACTTCGCGTAGTCGATATAGCCGGGAAAGGCGAGCCCGGGCGCGCATACCGGGCATTGCGGATCGGCAGACAGGCGGGTTTCGCGGAAGCGCATCGCCAGCGCGTCGAAATACAGCAGGCGGCCGCGCAACGGCTCGCCGATCTCCAGCAGCAGTTTCAGCACCTCGTTGGCCTGCAGCAGGCCGACGATGCCCGGCAGCACGCCGAGCACGCCGGCCTCGGCGCAACTGGGCGCGAACTCCGGCGGCGGCGGCTCCGGGAACAGGCAGCGGTAGCACGGCGCCTGCCCGCGCCGGCGGCCGGCGTCGAACACGCTGACCTGGCCCTCGAAACGCTGCACCGCGCCGTACACCAGCGGCTTGCCCAGCTTCACGCAGGCGTCGTTGAGCAGATAGCGCGCCGGGAAATTGTCCGAACCGTCGAGCACCACGTCCACGTCCTGCAGCAGGCGTTCGACATTGGCCGAGGTCACCCGTTCGCGTATTGGCTCGACCTGCACGCCTGGATTCAGCGCGGCCAGCGCCGCGGCCGCCGACGCCACCTTGGGCTGCCCGACCCGCGCTTCGGTATGCAGGATCTGCCGCTGCAAGTTGCTGCGATCGACCATATCGTCGTCGGCGATGCGCAGCTGGCCGACCCCGGCCGCGGCCAGGTAGAAGCTCGCCGGCGACCCCAGCCCGCCGGCGCCGACCAGCAGCACGCGCGACGCCTGCAGCCGCCGCTGGCCGTCGACGCCGACCTCGGGCAGGCGCAGATGGCGCGAATAGCGCTCGAAGAAATCCTGCTGCTCCGGCGCCAGCGCCGGCTGCTGCAGCGGCAGTCCGTCGCGCTGCCAGCGCGTGGTGCCGCCCAGTACCGAGGCGACCGCGGAATAGCCTGCCTGCTGCAGGAACAGCGCCGCCTCGTGCGAGCGCTTGCCGCTCTGGCAGATCAGGATCGTCTCGGCATCGGCCGCGCCAAGATGCGTGGCCGGATCGTCCTGCAGCTGCGCGCGGGCCACACCGAGCGCGCCCTCGGCCATGCCGGCGGCGCGCTCGTGCTCCTCGCGCACATCGATCAACCGCGCGCCCTGAGCGATGCGCGCGCGGGCCTGCTGCGGAGTCAGTTCTCGAATGCTCATGCGTGCATTATCGGCGCAAACCCGTGGTGCGTCCTTCGCCAAGAAACGCACACGCGCGGCTCAGTACGGAAACACCTCGACCACCTCGCCTGCATCGAAACGGCGCGCGCCCTCGTCCAGGCGCAGCAGCACGTCGCTGTCGGCGGCGCCGCGCAGGCGGTGCGAACCGTCGGCCGGGTTCGGCTCCACCCACAGCTGTCCGTGCGCGTCGCAGCGCATGCGCCCGCGCAGGAACTCCAGGCGGTCGTGGCGCTTGTCCCAACCCGAGGCCAGCCGCGCGCGCCATTGCGGGCGTGGCTCGGCGCGCTGCTGCAGCGCGTCCAGCAGCGGCCGTCCGATCGCCATGAACGTGGCCAGCACCGACACGGGATTGCCCGGCAGGCCCAGGAACAGGGCGCGGTCCAGTTCGCCGAACAGCAGCGGCATGCCCGGGCGCATGCGCACCTTCCAGAAATGGATGCGGCCGCGCTCGGCCAGCAGCCGCGGCAGGTAGTCCTTCTCGCCGGCGGAGACGCCGCCGCAGGTCAGTACCACATCGAACGCCGAGGCCGCATCGCTGAGCATGCTGTCGATCCGCAGCGGATCGTCGGGCAGCGTCGGCCACGCGGTCGGCTCCAGGCCGAGCAGGCGCAGCTGCGCCATCAGCATGTCGCGATTGCTGTTGTAGATCTGCCCGGGCTTGAGCGGCATGCCCGGCTCGACCAGCTCGTCGCCGGTGGCGAACACCGCCACGGTGGGTCGCGATGCCACCGCCACCTGCGCCACGCCGAGCGCGGCGGCCAGGCCGATCCGTGACGGCGTCAACGCCACGCCCGCTTCGAGCACGCGCTCGCCGGCGCGCACGTCCTCGCCGCGCGCACGCACGTGCGCACCGGCGACCGGCGCGGCCGGCACCTGTACCTGGCCGTCGCGCTCGATGACGTTTTCCTTGATCACCACCGTATCGGCACCCGCCGGCAGCGGCGCACCGGTGGTGATGCGTAGGCATTCACCGACGCCGATCGCCTGCCGCAGGTCCTCGCCGGCGAACTGCTCGCCGGCCAGGCGCAGCATGGTCGGCGCATCGGGGTTCAGATCGGCGTGGCGCAGCGCGAAGCCGTCCATCGCGCTGTTGGCGAACGGCGGCAGGTCGATCGGCGCGTCCAGCGGTTCGAGCAGGATGCGGCCGTCGGCGCGCGGCAACGCCAGGCGTTCGGCCGGCAACGGGCGCGACAGGGCGACGGCGGCGACGATGGCCAGCGCCTCGGAATAGGCAATACGGGAGGGATAGTCGTTCATGGCGCCGGCAGGATACCCGCTGCGCGCAGGTCCTGCGGCGTGTTGAGGTTGCCCAGGGTCAGCCCGGGCAGCGGCACGCAGGCCAGCGCCAACTGCCGCTGCAAGGCGCGCGGCGCGTAGCGTCCGGCCTCCAGCGCCGCGGCCAGCGCGGGACGCAAGCTGGCGACGCGGTACAGCGCCACCAGCGGCTGCAGGCCGTCGTCGTCCTCGGCATAGGCGCCATCGCGATCGCCACCGGCGTCGATCAACCTGTCCAGCAGCGCAGGCGGAAGCCGGCACAGGTCCACCGGCAGGGTCAGCAGCCACGGCGTGGCGCAGGCCGCGGCCAGCGCGTCCAGGCCGGCGATCGGCCCCAGCGAGCGTTCGGCGCCAGGCGGCGCGGCAATCCGGTCGGGCAGCGCGTGCAGTCCGGCGGCGGCGTAGCGCGGCAGGTCGCGGTTGGCGCTGACCAGCACCGCGGCGACGGCGGGCGCCAAGGCCTGCGCCAGGCGCTGCACCAGCGCTTGCCCGTCGCGTTGCAGCCAGGCCTTGTCGCAGCCGCCCAGGCGTTGCGCGCGGCCGCCGGCGAGGATGCCCAGCGTGACCTCGCGCCGCGCGTCCATCGGCTACTTGCCGCGGACGTGTTTCATCAAGCGCCGCTTCTTGGCGATCTGGCGCTCGGTCAGCACGTTCTTCTTGCCTTCGTACGGATTGGCGCCTTCGCGGAACATGAAGCGCACCGGCGTGCCGACCAGCTTGAAGCGCTTGCGGAAGAAGTTCTCCAGATAGCGCTTGTACGACTCCGGCAGCACCTTCAGGCGCGTGCCGTGGACGATGAAGGTCGGCGGATTGCTGCCGCCCGGATGCACGTAGCGCAGCTTGGAGACGTGGCCGCGGATGCTCGGCGGCGGATTGGTCTCGTAGGCCACTTCCAGCGCCTGGTTGACTTCGCTGGTGCTGAATTCGCGGATCGCCGAGGCATGCGCGCTGTGGATCGAGCGGAACAACTCGCGCAGGCCGGAGCCGTGCTTGGCCGAGATCCGCACCGCTTCGGCCCACGGCACGAAGCCGAGCTTGCGCGACAGCAGCGCCTCGGCCTGCTCGCGCTGGTAGTCGGTCAGCCCGTCCCACTTGTTGACCGCCACCACCAGCGCGCGGCCGGCGTCCAGGATCGCGCCGAGCACGCTGGCGTCCTGGTCGGTGACGCCTTCGGTGGCGTCGAGCAGCAGCACCGCGACCTCGCATTGCTCGATCGCCTGCAGCGTCTTGAACACGCTGAACTTCTCCACCGCCTCCTCGACCCGGCCGCGACGGCGCAGGCCGGCAGTGTCGATCAGCCGGTACAGGCGGTCTTCGCGCTGCAGATCGACCGCGATCGAATCGCGGGTGGTGCCCGGCACTTCGGAGGCGATCATCCGCTCCTCGCCGAGCAAGCGGTTGACCAGCGTCGACTTGCCGACGTTGGGCCGGCCGACGAAGGCGATGCGCATGCGCTTGGGATCGGTGTCCAGCGTCTCGCCGGCGCCCTCTTCCGGCAAGCGCGACAGCACTTCCTCGAGCAGGTCGTCGATGCCGTGGCGATGCGCCGCGGACACCGCGATGGCCTCGCCCAGGCCATAGCGCGCGAACTCGGCGCGCACCTGGTCTTCGTCGGTACCGTCGATCTTGTTGATCAGCAGCAGCGTCGGCCGCGCCAGCTTGCGCAGCCAGGCCAGGATCTCGTCGTCGAGCGACGAGGACCCCTCGCGGCCATCGACCACGAACAGCACCAGATCGGCTTCGCCGGCAGCGGAGCGCGCTTGGTCGGCGGTCGCGCCGGCCAGGCCTTCTTCCTCGCCGGAAATGCCGCCGGTGTCGACGATCACGAACGGGGTGTCCGGCTCCAGCCGGCAGACCCCATAGTTGCGATCGCGGGTGACGCCGGGCTGGTCATGGACCAGCGCGTCGCGGCTGCGCGTGAGCGCATTGAATAGCGTGGACTTGCCGACATTCGGCCGTCCAACCAGGGCGACCAGCGGCAGCATCGCGAATTCCCTTCCTTTATTGACCCAACCGGAACGCGGTCAGGTCGCCTTTCGTGTTCTGGACCAGCAGGATGCCATCGGCTACCACCGGCTGCGCTACCAGCGCCTTGCGTCCCACTCGCTCGCGTGCGGCGATCTCGCCGTTGTCGAGCTTCAACCAATGCAGATAACCCTTGTAGTCGCCGACCACGGCGTAGTCGCCCTGGATCGCCACGCCGGTCAACGAACGCCGCGCCAGCGCCGGCTGCGACCAGGTCGCCGAGCCGGAGGCCTTGTCCAGCGCCCACACCGAGCCGGCATTGTCGGCCACCACCACGCTGCCGGAATTGACCGCGACACCGCCGGCGCCGCCATGATCGCGGGTCCACAGCGGACGCCCGCTCGGGCCTTCCAGCGCCACGGTCTGATTCTTGAAGCTGGTCGCGTACACGGTGGTGCCGTCGAGCACCGGTGCGCCGTCCACGTCGGACATGCGCTCCAGTTCGGTGCGGCCTTCCGGCACGCCGATGGTCTGCTCCCACAGCACACGCCCGTCCTGCATCGCCAGCGCCGCCAGGGTGCCGTCGTCGTTGCCGATGAACAGCACGCCCGGGCCGGCCACCACCGGCGCGTTGCCGCGCACGGTCAGGGTCGGCAGTTCCTGCACATGGAACCAACGCTGCTGCCCGGTGCCCGCATCGAATGCTGTGACGTGGCCGTCGTTGCTGCGCACGAACACCATGTTCTGCGAGACCACCGGCGCGGCGATCACTTCGTTGGGCACCTTGGCACGCCACTTCTCGGTGCCGCTGGCGGCGTCGAGCGCGATCACTTCGCCATTCAGGCCACCGACGACGACCAAGCCCTCGCCTACGCCAGGACCGCCGGCGAAGCGCGGCAGCGGACGGTTCTTCTCCAGCCGCTTGCGCTCCTTGGCCTGCTGCTTCTCGTTGCGCAGGCGCTGCTTGTAGGCGGCGCGCTCGTCCTTGGACAGGCCCTTGCTGGACTCGCCCTCAACCTGGCTCTCCGGCTGCTCCTGCACCTGCGACAGGCGCTCCTTGCGCGCCTTCTTGGCGTCGTATTCCCACAGCGTCTTGCCGGTCTGCAGGTCCAGCGCGTAGACCGAACCGGAGGCCGCGGCCAGGTACACCTTGCCGTCGGCCACGGCCGGATGCTGGCGCACGCCGATCCGCTTCTCGCCCTTGCCGGCATCGGTGGACCACAGCTTGACGATCTTCACCGACGGCTTGAAATCGACCAGCTCGGCCGGCTCGGCGGCCTTCTTGGCGGCCGCGTCCTTGCCCGCGAACCAGCCCTTGACCGTGCTGCAACCGGACAGCGCCAGACCCAGCAGCGCGATGGTCGCGATGCGCTTGAACATGACTACCTTCATCAGATCGGCTCCGCAGGATTCGGCACGGTGCCGCCCGCATCCATCAACTTCGTTTCCAGCAGTCGCCGTTGCGGCGCCGCCACGTCCAGGGTGGTCAACGACTTGGCATACGCTTCGCGTGCCGCATCGCGCTTGCCCTGCGCGATCAGCGCATCGCCACGGATCTCCAGGCTCTGGTTGTCGTCGGCCGAGGCCAGCAGCTTCAGCGCTTCGTCGCTCTTGCCGGTCTGGATCAGCAACCGCGCCACGCGCTGGTCGATCAGCAGTTTCAGCTCGCCCTCGGCCTTGAGGCCGCGCAGCGTCGCCAGGGCCTGGTCGTACTTGTCGTCGTCAGCTTGCGCCTTGGCCAGGCGCAGCGCGGCCAGTTCGGCATAGATGTTGGCCGGGCCCTGCTGCAGCGCCGCCATGTCCTTGCTGGCCTTGTCCAGTTGCTTGGCCTGGATGCTCTTGAGCACGGCGTCGTAGTGGGAATTGGCCAGCGCCAGATCGTTGGAATGCTGCTTGGTCCACCACTGCCAGCCAATGATCGCGCCGATGCCCAGGGCAATGCCGCCGATCAGGCCGGCGCCGTTTTTCCTGAGCCAAGTGCGGACGCGTTCGCTTTGTTCGTGCTCGTCGAGCAGGTCGTCGATCGCCATGCGTACTCTCGCCCCGCCGCAACGACGGGACATGGAATGTTGAGATTGAGGAACCGCGCCGCCGTCACTCGGACGCTGGCACCACGGAACCGTCAGAGGATACCGCAAAGCGGGCCACGTTCGCGCGCTTGTACGGAGTCAGATCCACGGTACTACCGGATTGCTGAACCTGGACCGCCGACGCATTGCCGAGCACGATGCGGCCCACTTGACCCGGCGCGTAGTCGCGCTTTTCGCCGGCTTTCAGCAGCGCCTTTTCCAGCGGCGTGCCGTCCGGGGCGATGATCTGCACCCAGCTGTCGCCCTGGAACGACAGGCTCAGGCCGGGCTTTTCCGCCTCGCTGGAGGCGCGCGGCAGCGGCGTCAGCGAGGCGATGTACGGCGCCGCAGGCG
Proteins encoded:
- the folD gene encoding bifunctional methylenetetrahydrofolate dehydrogenase/methenyltetrahydrofolate cyclohydrolase FolD → MTDSAPVSPVPARILDGRRIADELLDQLKLRVDARLAAGQPRPGLAVVLVGGDPASTVYVRNKRRAAEKVGIEAFDYDLPGGTGEAELLALIDRLNADPKVHGILVQLPLPGIPDASRLIHRIDPRKDVDGFHPENVGHLALREFGLRPCTPRGIVTLLGHTDQPVRGRNATIVGVSNHVGRPMALELLIAGCTVSCCHKFTPPEVLQARVRDADILVVAVGRPGLIPGEWVKPGAVVIDVGINRLDDGRLVGDVGFDEAAQRASWITPVPGGVGPMTVATLMQNTIEAADAAGIRDSEFGIR
- a CDS encoding DUF1244 domain-containing protein — protein: MTDTTRIEAAAFRRLLQHLNQDRSDVQNIDLMILAGFCRNCLADWYRDAAAAEGETLSKEQARERVYGMPFADWKAQFQADATPEQLAAFADAQRRHG
- a CDS encoding alpha/beta fold hydrolase — protein: MLRHLGIVAAIAVVAYLVVCALLYLGQRELLYFPQATRVEAAQTDFTLQRSPALRLRGWRVNPGRDKVLLYFGGNAEDLRQARAQLAPLLPDYSVYLLAYRGYGASDGTPNEAALIGDALALYDYVRATQPQAEIAVLGRSLGSGVASQLAARRPLARLVLVTPFDSLASAAQAHYPWAPVHWLLRDRYDSASALRAYRGPLLVLRAGRDQVVPAASTQRLLDSLAQAPTVVAMPRAGHDDISADPRYAQALRAFLR
- a CDS encoding monovalent cation:proton antiporter-2 (CPA2) family protein; translation: MTSAADSSELIKVVALLGAAVVAVPVFRRLGLGSVLGYLAAGLAIGPFGFGWFADPQAILHVAELGVVMFLFVIGLEMRPSHLWSLRKQIFGLGTAQIVVCATVLTGVGLALGLSSPVAFIAASGFVLTSTAVVMQLLGERGDIALPAGQKIVAILLFEDLLIVPLLAVVAWMAPVPVAADAPSRWIGIGVGAAAIVGLLVAGRWLLNPLFRLLAAAKAREVMTAAALLVVLGAALLMQLGGLSMAMGAFLAGVLLSESTFRHQIEADIEPFRGILLGLFFLGVGMALNLAVVAANWTLILSGVLAFMAAKAACIYLVARLTGSGHAQALDRGVLMAQGGEFAFVLFAAAGAAGVIDAQVNANLTAIVVLSMALTPLFVLLYRRWAPVEAPSLDGVEAADGLTGSVLIIGFGRFGQVASQSLLARDVDVTIIDNDIEMIQSAAEFGFKIYYGDGTRLDVLHASGAHSVRAIAVCIDNREAANRIVELATQEFPHAKLLVRSYDREHALKLIAAGVDYQIRETFESAVEFGQAALIELGMAEDEAASIAREIRRRDAERLELEIAAGDVRAGSGLMYGNIAPAVPKPTPFTPPRRESRTLNPEAVPAAEAVDERRND
- the moeB gene encoding molybdopterin-synthase adenylyltransferase MoeB; the protein is MSIRELTPQQARARIAQGARLIDVREEHERAAGMAEGALGVARAQLQDDPATHLGAADAETILICQSGKRSHEAALFLQQAGYSAVASVLGGTTRWQRDGLPLQQPALAPEQQDFFERYSRHLRLPEVGVDGQRRLQASRVLLVGAGGLGSPASFYLAAAGVGQLRIADDDMVDRSNLQRQILHTEARVGQPKVASAAAALAALNPGVQVEPIRERVTSANVERLLQDVDVVLDGSDNFPARYLLNDACVKLGKPLVYGAVQRFEGQVSVFDAGRRRGQAPCYRCLFPEPPPPEFAPSCAEAGVLGVLPGIVGLLQANEVLKLLLEIGEPLRGRLLYFDALAMRFRETRLSADPQCPVCAPGLAFPGYIDYAKFCGAEP
- the glp gene encoding gephyrin-like molybdotransferase Glp, with the protein product MNDYPSRIAYSEALAIVAAVALSRPLPAERLALPRADGRILLEPLDAPIDLPPFANSAMDGFALRHADLNPDAPTMLRLAGEQFAGEDLRQAIGVGECLRITTGAPLPAGADTVVIKENVIERDGQVQVPAAPVAGAHVRARGEDVRAGERVLEAGVALTPSRIGLAAALGVAQVAVASRPTVAVFATGDELVEPGMPLKPGQIYNSNRDMLMAQLRLLGLEPTAWPTLPDDPLRIDSMLSDAASAFDVVLTCGGVSAGEKDYLPRLLAERGRIHFWKVRMRPGMPLLFGELDRALFLGLPGNPVSVLATFMAIGRPLLDALQQRAEPRPQWRARLASGWDKRHDRLEFLRGRMRCDAHGQLWVEPNPADGSHRLRGAADSDVLLRLDEGARRFDAGEVVEVFPY
- a CDS encoding NTP transferase domain-containing protein, giving the protein MDARREVTLGILAGGRAQRLGGCDKAWLQRDGQALVQRLAQALAPAVAAVLVSANRDLPRYAAAGLHALPDRIAAPPGAERSLGPIAGLDALAAACATPWLLTLPVDLCRLPPALLDRLIDAGGDRDGAYAEDDDGLQPLVALYRVASLRPALAAALEAGRYAPRALQRQLALACVPLPGLTLGNLNTPQDLRAAGILPAP
- the der gene encoding ribosome biogenesis GTPase Der; the encoded protein is MLPLVALVGRPNVGKSTLFNALTRSRDALVHDQPGVTRDRNYGVCRLEPDTPFVIVDTGGISGEEEGLAGATADQARSAAGEADLVLFVVDGREGSSSLDDEILAWLRKLARPTLLLINKIDGTDEDQVRAEFARYGLGEAIAVSAAHRHGIDDLLEEVLSRLPEEGAGETLDTDPKRMRIAFVGRPNVGKSTLVNRLLGEERMIASEVPGTTRDSIAVDLQREDRLYRLIDTAGLRRRGRVEEAVEKFSVFKTLQAIEQCEVAVLLLDATEGVTDQDASVLGAILDAGRALVVAVNKWDGLTDYQREQAEALLSRKLGFVPWAEAVRISAKHGSGLRELFRSIHSAHASAIREFSTSEVNQALEVAYETNPPPSIRGHVSKLRYVHPGGSNPPTFIVHGTRLKVLPESYKRYLENFFRKRFKLVGTPVRFMFREGANPYEGKKNVLTERQIAKKRRLMKHVRGK
- the bamB gene encoding outer membrane protein assembly factor BamB, whose product is MMKVVMFKRIATIALLGLALSGCSTVKGWFAGKDAAAKKAAEPAELVDFKPSVKIVKLWSTDAGKGEKRIGVRQHPAVADGKVYLAAASGSVYALDLQTGKTLWEYDAKKARKERLSQVQEQPESQVEGESSKGLSKDERAAYKQRLRNEKQQAKERKRLEKNRPLPRFAGGPGVGEGLVVVGGLNGEVIALDAASGTEKWRAKVPNEVIAAPVVSQNMVFVRSNDGHVTAFDAGTGQQRWFHVQELPTLTVRGNAPVVAGPGVLFIGNDDGTLAALAMQDGRVLWEQTIGVPEGRTELERMSDVDGAPVLDGTTVYATSFKNQTVALEGPSGRPLWTRDHGGAGGVAVNSGSVVVADNAGSVWALDKASGSATWSQPALARRSLTGVAIQGDYAVVGDYKGYLHWLKLDNGEIAARERVGRKALVAQPVVADGILLVQNTKGDLTAFRLGQ
- a CDS encoding tetratricopeptide repeat protein, yielding MAIDDLLDEHEQSERVRTWLRKNGAGLIGGIALGIGAIIGWQWWTKQHSNDLALANSHYDAVLKSIQAKQLDKASKDMAALQQGPANIYAELAALRLAKAQADDDKYDQALATLRGLKAEGELKLLIDQRVARLLIQTGKSDEALKLLASADDNQSLEIRGDALIAQGKRDAAREAYAKSLTTLDVAAPQRRLLETKLMDAGGTVPNPAEPI